Within the Acidimicrobiales bacterium genome, the region GCTACGACCGCTACGTCGCCCAGGGCGGCGACTGGGGCTCGGCGGTCACGCTCGGCATCGGCGCGATCGACAAGGAGCACTGCGCCGCGGTGCACACCAACATGATCATCGCCCCGCCGTCCAAGGAGATGCGCGAGGACTTGACCGAGGCCGAGCAGCAGGCGCTGGCCGACTACGCCTACCACCAGCGCTGGGGCATGGGGTACTCGACGCAGCAGTCGACGCGTCCCCAGACGCTCGGGTATTCGTTGGTCGACTCGCCGGCGGGACAGCTGGCGTGGATCGTCGAGAAGTTCTGGCAGTGGACCGACTGCGACGGCCATCCCGAGAACGTGCTGACGCGCGACGAGATGCTCGACAACGTGATGCTGTACTGGCTGCCCGGCACGGGGGCGTCGAGTGGGCGGCTGTACTGGGAAAGCTTCAACAACCGCACGTTCGAGCCGGTCCAGGTGCCGGTGTGCGTGTCGGTGTTCCCCAAGGAGATCTTCCGCGCCTCGCGGCGGTTCGCCGAGCCGCTCTACGACATCCGCTACTGGAACGAGCTCGACAAGGGCGGTCACTTCGCCGCCTTCGAGCAGCCGGATCTGTTCGTCGACGAACTGCGCACCGCGTTCCGCCAGTTCCGCTAGGCGACCCCGTTACACCCCGTCGATAGGGTCGGGGGCATGGAATCTTCTTTGAACGAGAAGATCGTGAGCAGAGTCCAAGCGCTGCTCGCCAAGGCAGAGTCGACTACGTACCCCGAGGAAGCCGAGGCGCTCGTCGCCAAAGCGCAGGAGTTGATGGCGCGTTACGCCATCGGGGACGCGGTGGCCCAGCAGCGTCGCGCGTCCGGTGCGCGCCCCGCGATGCGCACGCTCAAGGTCGAGGCGCCGTATGCCCGCGCCAAGATCTCGCTGCTCACCCAGATCGGCCACGCCAACGTCGTGCAGGTGGTGTTCAACGGCATGTTCGAGGCGACCCTGTTCGGCTTCGACGCCGACCTCGAGGTGGTCGAGCTGTTGTTCGCGTCGCTGCTGGTGCAGGCGACCTCCGCGATGCTGCGCGTGCCGCGCGAGAACACCGGCGGCCAGGTCAAGGCGTTCCGCCACGCCTTCCTGATCGCATACGCGCGGCGCATCGGTGAGCGCCTGCGCGAGGCGCGCGCCGCCGCGCAAGGCGAGGCCGAGTCCGATCTCGGGGTCGCCTTGGTGCCGCTGTTCGAAGCGCGCCGCGCCGCCATCGACGCGCGCGTGCACGAGGAGTTCCCGCACCTGTCGACGCAGCGGACGTCGGTCAGCCATTACGGCGGGTACGGCGCCGGCCGTGCGGCGGCCGATCGCGCCAACATCGGCACCAAGGGATTGCGTGGGACCGGCCGAGCTCTCGCGCGCTGAGGCGCGGCGCATCACGCTCGCCGCGCAGGGCCTAGCCAAGCCGCGCCCGAAGAAGGCCACGGCCAAGCACCTCCTGGGCGTGGTCGACACCCTCGGCGGCGTGCAGGTCGACACCGTCAACGTGATGGCGCGCGCCCACCTCATGACGCTGTTCTCGCGCGTCGGTCCCTTCGACGAGCACGTGCTGCACCAGCTGTGGCAACCGGGCGGTGGGTTGATCGAGTACTGGATGCACGGCACGTCGCTCAT harbors:
- a CDS encoding epoxide hydrolase: MGEVTPFAVDIAAEQIEDLQQRLRNTRFPEPETVDDWEQGVPLQYVQDLCTYWADTYDWPARQAQLNRFPQFTTQLDDLDIHFIHARSPHDGALPLVMTHGWPGSIVEFMKVIEPLTNPDDPADAFHVVCPSLPGYGWSDKPSTTGWNTQHISRAWTELMARLGYDRYVAQGGDWGSAVTLGIGAIDKEHCAAVHTNMIIAPPSKEMREDLTEAEQQALADYAYHQRWGMGYSTQQSTRPQTLGYSLVDSPAGQLAWIVEKFWQWTDCDGHPENVLTRDEMLDNVMLYWLPGTGASSGRLYWESFNNRTFEPVQVPVCVSVFPKEIFRASRRFAEPLYDIRYWNELDKGGHFAAFEQPDLFVDELRTAFRQFR
- a CDS encoding DUF2786 domain-containing protein codes for the protein MESSLNEKIVSRVQALLAKAESTTYPEEAEALVAKAQELMARYAIGDAVAQQRRASGARPAMRTLKVEAPYARAKISLLTQIGHANVVQVVFNGMFEATLFGFDADLEVVELLFASLLVQATSAMLRVPRENTGGQVKAFRHAFLIAYARRIGERLREARAAAQGEAESDLGVALVPLFEARRAAIDARVHEEFPHLSTQRTSVSHYGGYGAGRAAADRANIGTKGLRGTGRALAR